A window of the Candidatus Bathyarchaeota archaeon genome harbors these coding sequences:
- the nrdD gene encoding anaerobic ribonucleoside-triphosphate reductase — METGESTFKEVQPKVRRTDGFIVPWNRNAIVRQLLTETKLAKEFYDVRPISREEAREIAIDAEKRIFDLKLRFVSGPLIREMVNNILLDRSKERPEYTLYRNLLTRVGTPVYDSYLIDVGQGFKAKENANLQPNPETAHKRKADWVSEEEYLLLMPPKLADAHLSGELHIHDLEYFGTRPFCQDWDLRYFFYYGLMPDGIGTRTSVAGPAKHPEVAMLHTAKILASAQTNFAGGEGFYNFLVFLAPYMRGLNYKKVRQLMQMMFFEYTQAYVARGGQLVFSNIQVQPGVPELWRKVPIVARGRVGPDVYGDYEDEVRLMFKALYDVAYEGDYWGKPFNFPKLENTLSPEFFKPEYDDFWLDVHKVVAKFGIPYFDNLMPAYRGYGKGVSCYQCCAYCFVETPEDSPDFEDKLYFTDGKHFTMGSWQVVSLNLPRMAYKANGEDEKLFEESRRLMDSAVEIFKMKKKWMNLMAKHKRIPFATQRPLDPKTGRKGTSAVDFDALTFTIGIVGGNEMAQWHTGYQLHENSEAIRILVKLILEMQKYKEVLEEKTGLKLALARTPAESTAQTFAIADVLTDAYRDKAEKLVKGDVKKARFLLAKRESDVPIYYSNGTHLDVGAKVSLLDRIDIEQKFFPLLNGGDMLHVWLGDASPDVEALYKLTKRIATKTHVGYYAYTKDLTVCSDCGRVTSPLNERCPNCGSSNVEWWSRVTGYYQAVSGWNKGKVRELQDRHRYLV; from the coding sequence ATGGAAACTGGCGAATCAACTTTTAAAGAAGTTCAGCCGAAAGTCAGGAGAACCGATGGCTTTATCGTGCCGTGGAATCGAAACGCTATCGTGAGACAGCTTCTAACAGAGACAAAACTCGCCAAAGAATTCTATGATGTGAGGCCAATAAGTAGAGAAGAAGCTAGGGAAATAGCTATTGATGCTGAAAAAAGAATCTTTGATTTGAAGCTTAGGTTTGTAAGTGGCCCGCTCATAAGGGAAATGGTAAACAACATCTTGCTCGACAGATCTAAGGAAAGACCAGAGTATACCCTTTACAGAAATCTTTTAACGCGAGTGGGAACGCCAGTTTACGACTCCTATTTGATAGATGTAGGACAAGGCTTCAAAGCTAAGGAAAATGCAAATCTTCAACCCAATCCTGAAACCGCTCATAAAAGAAAGGCGGACTGGGTTTCCGAAGAAGAATACCTGCTCCTAATGCCTCCGAAACTCGCTGACGCCCACCTATCAGGAGAACTGCACATACACGATCTCGAATATTTTGGAACAAGACCCTTCTGCCAGGATTGGGATCTCCGCTACTTCTTCTATTACGGATTAATGCCAGATGGAATTGGCACTAGAACAAGCGTTGCTGGTCCCGCCAAGCACCCAGAGGTTGCAATGCTTCATACAGCAAAAATTCTGGCTTCTGCACAAACAAATTTTGCCGGCGGTGAGGGATTCTACAACTTTTTGGTTTTCCTCGCGCCGTATATGAGGGGACTGAACTACAAGAAAGTTAGACAACTGATGCAGATGATGTTTTTTGAATATACACAGGCCTATGTGGCTAGAGGTGGACAACTCGTCTTCAGTAATATTCAGGTGCAACCTGGAGTTCCAGAACTCTGGAGAAAAGTTCCCATTGTAGCGAGGGGGCGAGTTGGACCTGATGTCTACGGTGACTACGAGGACGAAGTTCGCCTCATGTTTAAGGCACTTTATGATGTGGCTTATGAAGGTGACTACTGGGGGAAGCCTTTCAATTTCCCAAAACTAGAAAACACTTTGAGCCCTGAATTTTTCAAGCCTGAATACGACGACTTCTGGCTTGACGTTCACAAAGTTGTAGCTAAATTTGGAATACCTTACTTCGACAACTTGATGCCAGCGTACAGAGGATATGGGAAGGGCGTTTCATGTTACCAATGCTGTGCTTACTGCTTTGTTGAAACACCGGAGGATAGCCCGGACTTCGAAGACAAGCTCTACTTCACCGATGGAAAACACTTTACCATGGGGAGTTGGCAGGTTGTGAGTCTGAACCTTCCAAGGATGGCCTATAAAGCTAATGGAGAAGACGAGAAACTCTTCGAAGAAAGCCGGAGATTAATGGACTCTGCAGTTGAAATATTTAAAATGAAAAAGAAGTGGATGAACCTCATGGCAAAACACAAGAGAATACCCTTCGCGACGCAACGTCCATTGGACCCAAAAACTGGTAGAAAGGGAACTTCAGCAGTAGACTTTGATGCGCTAACCTTTACGATAGGCATTGTAGGCGGAAATGAGATGGCTCAGTGGCATACGGGCTACCAACTTCATGAGAATTCTGAGGCAATTAGGATTCTTGTTAAATTGATTCTTGAGATGCAAAAGTACAAGGAGGTGCTTGAAGAAAAAACAGGCCTTAAGCTTGCTTTGGCCAGAACGCCAGCTGAATCTACGGCTCAAACGTTTGCGATAGCAGACGTTTTGACAGATGCTTATCGCGATAAAGCTGAGAAACTTGTTAAAGGAGACGTGAAAAAGGCTAGGTTTTTGCTTGCCAAGCGGGAAAGTGATGTTCCTATTTATTATAGTAACGGGACTCATTTGGATGTTGGAGCTAAGGTGAGTTTGCTGGATAGAATAGACATAGAGCAGAAGTTTTTCCCACTTTTGAATGGAGGGGACATGCTTCATGTGTGGCTTGGAGATGCTTCTCCAGATGTTGAGGCGCTCTATAAACTAACTAAGAGAATAGCCACAAAAACTCATGTAGGCTACTACGCCTACACAAAAGACCTAACGGTCTGCAGTGATTGTGGGCGAGTTACATCACCTCTTAATGAGCGATGTCCAAACTGTGGCTCTTCAAATGTAGAATGGTGGTCAAGAGTAACGGGTTATTATCAAGCAGTGAGTGGGTGGAACAAGGGAAAAGTGAGAGAGCTTCAGGATCGGCATCGATACCTTGTTTGA
- a CDS encoding glutaredoxin family protein, whose protein sequence is MGSLKYSVGSLGCVPRADRIVVYTSSGCPRCAMLKEWLKSREKEFEEKDLENVDVMADLVMRNAVVLSAPALEVEETVYREDEIFDKNGRINGELLHILEGK, encoded by the coding sequence ATGGGTTCTTTGAAATATTCCGTTGGCTCTCTCGGGTGTGTGCCACGAGCTGATAGAATCGTGGTTTACACATCTAGTGGGTGCCCCAGATGTGCTATGCTTAAAGAATGGCTAAAGAGCAGAGAAAAAGAGTTCGAGGAGAAAGACCTAGAAAACGTGGACGTTATGGCCGATTTAGTTATGAGAAACGCAGTCGTTCTCTCGGCGCCCGCTCTGGAAGTTGAAGAAACCGTTTATAGAGAAGACGAAATTTTTGACAAAAATGGGCGGATCAACGGTGAGCTCTTACACATTTTAGAAGGAAAGTAG